ATAATAAGATACCATATCGCCTTTGCTGATCTTTTTCTTCGGAAAAATGATCTTATCAGCTTTTGATATTTCTACACCGGCAATGGTCATTTACTACTGGTTTTAGTTTCTTCCTGTGCAATTTCATTTAGTGTCCTTCCTGAAGTGACACTTTTAGACTGAGTGCTTACGGGCTTGCGGCGGGCATCGGCTTCAGCATCATCCTGCTTCATAAGCAGCCAGTTCCCTTTCATTTTTCCGCCTTTCATTTCCACAAGGTTATAACCGCCTTTCAGTTTTTTTCCGTGCAGGGTCACTTCAATACTTTCGGCTTTAAAGCTATCTTCCAAAGAAATAACCTGCCCGTGTTCATCTTTTTTATTGCTTTCAATGGTGCCGGTGTCCCAAATCATGACCGTGCCGCCCCCGTATTCTCCTTTTGGGATCACGCCTTCAAAACTGGCATAGGCAATGGGATGATCTTCAGTAGGGATCGCCATTCTTTTTACTGAAGGATCTGTGCTGGGGCCTTTGGGAACCGACCAGGATTTTAACGTATTGTCAATCTCCAGCCTGAAGTCGTAGTGAAGGTTGGTGGCGTCGTGCTTCTGGATCACAAAAATGGGCTTTTCGTTCTTCTTTTTTGACGGCTCATCCCGCGGCTCGCTGGTCTTGCTGAAATCTCTTTTTTCATTGTAACTTTTCATGCTCCCTGAATTTTACCGACTCATTGCGCAGGTTGGAAAATGTACAAAAAATGCTTCTGTGCCTTCGTTAAAGAAGTCTCAAAACTTGCTTTCTGCTTAATTGAAGTCAAACCATGAGCCGTTTGTTTTTGCATACCGTTTATTTTAGATACTTTTACCGCGTGTAATCTTTAGCGCCAGAAGAATTAAATGGAAGGAATTTGGGTATTTGCCATTGCGGTGTTTACAGGATTTATTGCGATCAATAATCCTGTAGGAAATGTGCCTATCTTTCTCAGCCTCACCCGCCAGGCCGACAGGCCTACCAAAAAGAAGATCTCCAAAAAGGCCACTTTTACAGCCTTTGTAATAGTATCAGGCTTTATCATTTTGGGTAAGTATATCTTTGATTTTTTCGGGCTCACCATCCCGGCGTTTAAGATCACCGGGGGCATCCTGGTGTTTTTTGTAGGTTTCGAGATGATTCGGGCACAGGTTTCTAGTATTGATAACCAGAAAGAGATTAACTTCAACGAAGAAATTTCCATTTCTCCGCTGGGAATCCCAATTCTTGCAGGGCCCGGTACCATAGTAACGGCAATGAACTTCACTACCACGGCTACTTACCTTCAATTGGGGATCATCCTTGTCATGTTTGCGCTGGTGATGTGGCTAAATCACCTCGCTTTTCTCTCAAGTGAATACCTGGTGCGCTACATTGGGGCCAATAAAATTGTGGTGGTAGAGAAAATTATGGGGCTTATCATTGCAATAATTGGGGTTAATATGCTTATAGAAGGGATACACATTGCTTTTATGGAATAAAATCATTGTTGTTCCCGGGCAAAGCGTCAAGATCGCTTCGCCTGCCTTTAGGCAGGCTGCAAGAACCAGGAGCCGGGACTTTGTTCAACAAATTGATTAATAGCGACCTTCAAGTCTATTTTATAAATTAAGCTCACATTTATTCAGAAGCTGAAAAATTACCCCCTATACCTCTAAATAGGCTGTATAATTAGTATATACGAGGTTTTAGTTCCTGTTTAATTAAATTAATCGGCCAATATTGGAATAAAATAAATAATAAATTGGTTTTTAGTAGGTTATCGGGTTTATAGTTGTACCTTCGCCTCCAATTTAAATTTATATAATGAATAAAGGTACAGTTAAGTTCTTTAACGAATCAAAAGGTTACGGATTTATTAAGGACGAAGAGTCAAATGATGAGTATTTTGTACATGCTAATGGTCTTGTAGACGAGATTAGACAGGATGACGAAGTAACTTTCGACCTTGAAGAAGGTAGAAAAGGTGTAAATGCAGTAAACGTGAGACAGGCTTAGTCTCAATTTTTGATATTTATATTTTTAAAGCCTTACGTTTTGTAAGGCTTTTTTAATGCCTGATAATAAAATTCCGCAGTCAATCCTAGAATTTTTACTACCTTAATTCCATGAAGAGAATGATCTTTTTTTTGTTCCTGAGCCTGCAGGTTTCCGCTCAGGAATTCCTGGTAAAAAAGGGAATTGTAGTAGACAGCCTAAAAGTCTCCGATACCCTTAACGACAGTTATGCCCTTTATCTTCCCACCACCTATCAAAATGAAAGACTTTGGCCTGTGATTTTTGTGTTTGACGGCCAGGGAAGAGGTAAGCCGGCTGCGCAGTTATTTCGTTCTACGGCCGAGGAGCAGGAGTATATTATTGTTTCCTCAAATGACATACATGAAGAAAACAGCCTGGAAGACAATGCTCTTATTGCTGCAAGGCTGGTACAGCATGTCGCGGGTATTTTACCTTTAGATTCCAGGCAAATTGCCAGTGTAGGTTCCATGACGGGTGGAAAAGTAGCCAGCTCGCTGCCGCTTATATTTGAGAATCTCCTGGGCGTTGTGGCAGTGGGGGATCACTGGGTGAACTTTAAGCTTTTAGATAACAAAAGTAATTTTGTTTTTATTGGAGTAGTGGGAGATGAACAATTTTCGGGGCCCGGTATGAAGAGCACGGCAGAGGCCCTGTCACAGCTAAGGTTTCCCACGCAAATTTACACCTACTCGGGTGATGAAGAATGGCCTGTTCCCCAGATCATTTACAGTGCCGTAGGCTCTCTTACGCTCGAATCTATGCGGAAAAGGTACCGGGTTTTAAACAATCAGCTAATAGAGCAGTTATACCGGCAGGATATGGCCCGCGTAAACAGCTTGATGAGCCAAAATCAGCTTTTAAATGCCGAAGGTCTTTTGGAGGTGATGAAAGAAAAGTACAAAGGCCTTGCCAGTATGGCTGAAGTAAATTCGAAACAAAATCAGTTGTTGCGCTCCAGGAATTACGAGCAGCAAAAGCGTCAGCAGGAAACCTATTCCCAGAAAGAATCAAGGCTGCTCAACGACTTTGTCTATTACCTGGAAGAAGACATTCGCACGGCAAACTTCGAAAACCTGGGCTGGTGGAATTACCAGAAAAACCAGCTGGATTCGCTGGCGCAGAAAAAAACTGCAGAGTCAAAAATGGCACTTCGGCTAAAAGATTTTATAAATGAATATGTGGCGCTCAAACGGCAGGACATGAGCAAAACCCGTGTGCCTCTCGAGAGCAGGCTCATAGCAAACATGATCCAGACCATTTTTGACCCCCGGGCTTTTGATGCTTACCGAAATATCATTTCTTTGAGTGCGCAGGACAATGATTTTCCCACTGCTTATTTTTACCTTGAAGAAATGCTGAAACACGGC
This Salinimicrobium tongyeongense DNA region includes the following protein-coding sequences:
- a CDS encoding DNA polymerase ligase N-terminal domain-containing protein, translating into MKSYNEKRDFSKTSEPRDEPSKKKNEKPIFVIQKHDATNLHYDFRLEIDNTLKSWSVPKGPSTDPSVKRMAIPTEDHPIAYASFEGVIPKGEYGGGTVMIWDTGTIESNKKDEHGQVISLEDSFKAESIEVTLHGKKLKGGYNLVEMKGGKMKGNWLLMKQDDAEADARRKPVSTQSKSVTSGRTLNEIAQEETKTSSK
- a CDS encoding MarC family protein — translated: MEGIWVFAIAVFTGFIAINNPVGNVPIFLSLTRQADRPTKKKISKKATFTAFVIVSGFIILGKYIFDFFGLTIPAFKITGGILVFFVGFEMIRAQVSSIDNQKEINFNEEISISPLGIPILAGPGTIVTAMNFTTTATYLQLGIILVMFALVMWLNHLAFLSSEYLVRYIGANKIVVVEKIMGLIIAIIGVNMLIEGIHIAFME
- a CDS encoding cold-shock protein, with product MNKGTVKFFNESKGYGFIKDEESNDEYFVHANGLVDEIRQDDEVTFDLEEGRKGVNAVNVRQA